The Deltaproteobacteria bacterium genomic interval ATTGAAACTTGGTTATGAAACACTCCTTGAAACCAATGGCAGCATAAGCCTTGAGCCGGTTAATGCCAATGCCATAAAGATATTGGACGTCAAATGCCCCTCCAGCGGCCATGATGGAAGCTTTTTAATGGAAAACCTCAAACTTATTACATTGCAGGATGAGATAAAATTTGTTATAGCTGACCGCAAAGACTATGAATTTGCGCGGTATTTTTTAGAAAGATGCATCAAGGACAAAACCGCCAAAATCCTTTTTGCGCCTGCGCATCCGCTCATGCCATCACAGGAGCTGGCAAAATGGATACTTGCAGACGGGCTTACAGTAAGACTTCAGCTCCAGATACACAAGTTTATCTGGGGAGAAGAGAAAGGAAGATAAACATAGATGCGGATGTTTGTTTTCAGCGCCTTAATTCTATATATTTTCAGCTTTTTTATTGTTGCCCTTTACCATATAACAAAGAAAGGGCTTTTTGCATCGCTTTCCAGAGCCGTTGTTGTTATTGGACTTCTTACACATACAATTGCCCTGTTTATAAGAACATACGAATCAGGCCATGCGCCGATGCTGGCCATGTATGAGACACTGCTATTTTATAGCTGGTCAACTGTTCTTGTAAGCGC includes:
- a CDS encoding radical SAM protein, which encodes MILRVSEIFFSIQGESTYTGLPCVFIRLAGCNLRCTWCDTTYTQVSEQEEDFSIEQVINEVRKFNCRLAEITGGEPMLQKETPMLINKLLKLGYETLLETNGSISLEPVNANAIKILDVKCPSSGHDGSFLMENLKLITLQDEIKFVIADRKDYEFARYFLERCIKDKTAKILFAPAHPLMPSQELAKWILADGLTVRLQLQIHKFIWGEEKGR